From a region of the Pieris brassicae chromosome 13, ilPieBrab1.1, whole genome shotgun sequence genome:
- the LOC123717788 gene encoding diuretic hormone 1 isoform X2, which translates to MMWWAVCCVTLAVGSVCTSAAPRTEISHPIDWTQLESAPDDESVDYAVSPGRYASAPWLYLLAEAPRDSQGDGRVKRRMPSLSIDLPMSVLRQKLSLEKERKFQAIRAAANRDYLNDIGKRGILWNAAFDSEKY; encoded by the exons ATGTGGTGGGCAGTTTGTTGTGTTACGTTGGCCGTGGGCAGTGTATGCACAAGTGCGGCGCCTAGGACCGAAATTTCACACCCTATCGACTGGACCCAGCTGGAATCAGCACCTGATGAT gAAAGCGTTGATTATGCTGTATCACCTGGACGTTATGCATCCGCCCCCTGGCTCTACCTTCTAGCAGAAGCGCCACGTGATTCACAg GGTGATGGGAGAGTGAAACGACGGATGCCATCCCTCTCCATCGATCTGCCAATGTCTGTTCTGCGACAAAAGCTGAGCCTCGAGAAGGAAAGAAAATTCCAGGCCATACGGGCGGCAGCCAACAGGGACTATCTTAATGACATCGGAAAGCGAG GTATCCTATGGAATGCAGCATTTGATTCGGAGAAATATTAG
- the LOC123717788 gene encoding diuretic hormone 45 isoform X1, whose product MMWWAVCCVTLAVGSVCTSAAPRTEISHPIDWTQLESAPDDESVDYAVSPGRYASAPWLYLLAEAPRDSQRLMRDFNIRPKRKMPSLSINNPMEVLRQRLLLEVARKQMREANQRQAVANRVFLQNVGKRGLWMNSVSSRYGI is encoded by the exons ATGTGGTGGGCAGTTTGTTGTGTTACGTTGGCCGTGGGCAGTGTATGCACAAGTGCGGCGCCTAGGACCGAAATTTCACACCCTATCGACTGGACCCAGCTGGAATCAGCACCTGATGAT gAAAGCGTTGATTATGCTGTATCACCTGGACGTTATGCATCCGCCCCCTGGCTCTACCTTCTAGCAGAAGCGCCACGTGATTCACAg AGGCTGATGCGAGACTTTAACATTCGACCGAAACGCAAAATGCCATCGCTGTCCATCAACAACCCCATGGAGGTGCTGCGCCAGAGACTGCTGCTAGAAGTTGCCAGGAAGCAGATGCGCGAAGCAAACCAGAGACAAGCGGTGGCAAACAGAGTGTTCTTGCAGAATGTTGGAAAACGAG gtCTTTGGATGAACTCAGTGTCATCGCGCTATGGCATCTAA